From one Luteipulveratus mongoliensis genomic stretch:
- a CDS encoding glycosyltransferase family 2 protein: MTPELSVVVPMYDEQEVLPLFVERLRPTLDALGVSYEVVAVDDGSGDQTPVLLQRFLREWPQLRVIRLRANSGHQAAISAGLGNARGGWIATIDADLQDPPEVIGEMLEAGRAQGADVIYGVRSDRSTDSAFKRTTARGFYRMMRIIGGDDIRMDAGDFRLMSRATVDAVNALPEHHRVLRLVIPTLGFPEAEVGYKRDARAAGDSKYPLSKMLKLTIDSVTGFSLAPLRLATWFGLGGFAIAAALLTYAVISKLMGNAISGWTSTVVIVAGFAALQLLCLGILGEYVGRIYSTQQARPTYYVAYDSLLGPVNAKAVSPSERRPDAEVRQAGERVRPG; encoded by the coding sequence ATGACTCCAGAGCTGTCCGTCGTCGTGCCCATGTACGACGAGCAAGAGGTCCTTCCACTGTTCGTCGAGAGACTACGACCGACCCTGGACGCGCTCGGCGTGTCGTACGAGGTCGTCGCCGTGGACGACGGCTCAGGCGACCAGACACCCGTGCTGCTGCAGCGATTCCTGCGTGAGTGGCCGCAGCTGCGCGTGATCCGGCTGCGCGCCAACTCCGGGCATCAGGCCGCGATCTCGGCCGGCCTGGGCAACGCACGAGGCGGCTGGATCGCCACGATCGACGCCGATCTGCAAGATCCGCCCGAAGTCATCGGCGAGATGCTCGAGGCGGGCCGTGCTCAGGGTGCCGACGTCATCTACGGCGTCCGCAGCGACCGGAGCACCGACAGTGCCTTCAAGCGCACGACGGCCCGCGGGTTCTATCGCATGATGCGGATCATCGGCGGCGACGACATCCGGATGGACGCCGGCGACTTCCGCCTCATGTCCCGCGCGACGGTCGACGCCGTCAACGCCCTGCCGGAGCACCACCGCGTGCTGCGGCTGGTCATCCCGACGCTCGGTTTTCCCGAGGCGGAGGTCGGCTACAAGCGGGATGCTCGCGCTGCTGGCGACTCGAAGTACCCGTTGTCCAAGATGCTCAAGCTCACGATCGACTCGGTCACCGGGTTCAGCCTGGCACCCCTGCGCCTGGCGACGTGGTTCGGGCTGGGGGGCTTCGCGATCGCGGCTGCGCTGCTCACCTACGCCGTGATCAGCAAGCTCATGGGCAACGCCATCTCGGGCTGGACCTCAACGGTGGTGATCGTCGCCGGGTTCGCCGCACTGCAGCTGCTGTGCCTCGGCATCCTCGGCGAGTACGTCGGGCGGATCTACTCCACCCAGCAGGCCCGGCCGACCTACTACGTCGCCTACGACTCACTGCTCGGGCCGGTGAACGCGAAGGCTGTGAGCCCAAGCGAACGCCGGCCCGACGCCGAGGTCAGGCAGGCCGGCGAGCGCGTACGACCAGGCTGA
- the nadD gene encoding nicotinate-nucleotide adenylyltransferase, which produces MGGTFDPIHHGHLVAASEVQSLLDLDEVVFVPTGQPWQKAGKVVTEAEHRYLMTVIATASNPRFSVSRVDIDRPGPTYTLDTLKDLKRQRPDAELFFITGADALAQILSWKGVDQMWDLAQFIGVTRPGHVLTDDGLPPDKVTLQEVPAMAISSTDCRKRVVNDKPVWYLVPDGVVQYIGKYNLYRPGAGELQED; this is translated from the coding sequence ATGGGCGGCACGTTCGACCCGATCCACCATGGTCACCTGGTCGCCGCCAGCGAGGTGCAGTCGCTCCTCGACCTCGATGAGGTCGTCTTCGTGCCGACGGGTCAGCCCTGGCAGAAGGCCGGCAAAGTCGTCACCGAGGCCGAGCACCGCTACCTCATGACCGTCATCGCGACGGCTTCCAACCCTCGCTTCTCGGTCAGCCGGGTCGACATCGATCGTCCCGGCCCGACCTACACGCTCGATACGCTCAAGGACCTGAAGCGCCAGCGGCCGGACGCCGAGCTGTTCTTCATCACCGGCGCCGACGCGCTCGCGCAGATCCTGTCGTGGAAGGGCGTGGACCAGATGTGGGACCTCGCCCAGTTCATCGGGGTGACCCGCCCCGGGCACGTGCTGACCGACGACGGCCTCCCGCCGGACAAGGTCACCCTGCAGGAGGTGCCCGCCATGGCGATCAGCTCGACCGACTGCCGCAAGCGAGTCGTCAACGACAAGCCGGTCTGGTATCTCGTGCCCGACGGTGTCGTCCAGTACATCGGTAAGTACAACCTCTACCGGCCTGGTGCCGGAGAGCTTCAGGAGGACTGA
- the rsfS gene encoding ribosome silencing factor yields the protein MAATTRAIDLAKAAAAAAQDKIATSVIAIDVSDQLALTDVFVIASASSEPQVSAIVDAVEERLHALQVKPVRREGQREGRWVLIDFGDIVVHVQHEEEREFYALERLWRDCPTIDLTV from the coding sequence GTGGCCGCCACGACCCGAGCCATCGATCTGGCCAAGGCCGCAGCCGCAGCCGCCCAGGACAAGATCGCGACCAGTGTCATCGCCATTGACGTGAGCGACCAGCTCGCGCTGACCGACGTGTTCGTGATCGCCTCGGCGTCCAGCGAGCCCCAGGTCTCCGCGATCGTCGACGCCGTCGAGGAGCGCCTGCATGCGTTGCAGGTCAAGCCTGTTCGTCGAGAGGGCCAGCGCGAAGGGCGCTGGGTCCTCATCGACTTCGGAGACATCGTCGTCCACGTCCAGCACGAGGAGGAGCGTGAGTTCTACGCCCTCGAGAGGCTGTGGCGTGACTGCCCGACGATCGATCTGACGGTATGA
- a CDS encoding histidine phosphatase family protein — MSEKAHGPSERLMRAGSSRRRIIVWRHGQTTHNAAGIWQGQLDTELSELGREQAAAAAAVIAGYEPGRIIASDLKRASETARALGDLVGLTPAYDPRLREIHVGEWQGLTAGDVAEGYPELQDALARGEDVARGVTGETIAQVVDRVSELLDELTATLGEGETVVLATHGVTGRALAAHLVGIDQGVAWMSLAGLHNCHWVEIVEHRFGWRIECWNLGA, encoded by the coding sequence GTGAGCGAGAAGGCCCACGGGCCTTCTGAACGACTCATGCGCGCCGGCTCGAGCCGGCGCCGGATCATCGTGTGGCGCCATGGTCAGACCACGCACAACGCGGCCGGCATCTGGCAGGGACAGCTCGATACTGAGCTGTCCGAGCTGGGTCGTGAGCAGGCCGCTGCTGCAGCCGCCGTCATCGCCGGCTACGAGCCGGGACGGATCATCGCCTCCGACCTCAAGCGCGCGTCCGAGACCGCGCGGGCGCTGGGCGACCTCGTGGGTCTCACACCGGCGTACGACCCCCGCCTGCGTGAGATTCATGTCGGCGAGTGGCAGGGCCTCACCGCGGGGGACGTGGCTGAGGGCTATCCCGAGCTGCAGGACGCACTGGCCCGTGGTGAGGACGTCGCACGTGGCGTCACCGGCGAGACGATCGCACAGGTCGTCGACCGGGTCAGCGAGCTGCTCGATGAGCTCACGGCAACGCTGGGGGAGGGCGAGACCGTGGTCCTCGCGACGCACGGTGTCACCGGACGTGCGCTGGCCGCACACCTGGTCGGCATCGACCAGGGTGTCGCGTGGATGTCGCTGGCCGGCCTGCACAACTGCCACTGGGTCGAGATCGTGGAGCACCGGTTCGGCTGGCGGATCGAGTGCTGGAACCTCGGCGCATGA
- a CDS encoding DUF4442 domain-containing protein — MSTDTPYRSRKHLQPQLLARVMNYWPPMLGTGIRVQQIADDWTRARVKLPLTRLNRNQHGTAFGGSIGAMSDGFYALLLMHQLGKDYKVWDQAAEIEYVSPGTGTIYAIFEMPVEVVADIRRRCEGGGKVLQWFETDLTLRDGTVVARVRRQVYARKKREAAAT; from the coding sequence ATGAGCACGGACACGCCGTACCGGTCGCGCAAGCACCTGCAGCCCCAGCTGCTCGCTCGCGTCATGAACTACTGGCCGCCGATGCTCGGCACGGGCATCCGGGTGCAGCAGATCGCCGACGACTGGACACGCGCGCGGGTGAAGCTGCCGTTGACGCGGCTCAACCGCAACCAGCACGGCACCGCGTTCGGCGGCTCGATCGGGGCCATGTCGGACGGGTTCTACGCGCTGCTGCTGATGCATCAGCTCGGTAAGGACTACAAGGTCTGGGACCAGGCGGCCGAGATCGAGTACGTCAGTCCGGGCACCGGCACGATCTACGCCATCTTCGAGATGCCGGTCGAGGTCGTGGCCGATATCCGGCGGCGCTGCGAGGGCGGAGGCAAGGTCCTGCAGTGGTTCGAGACGGATCTGACGCTGCGCGACGGCACCGTCGTGGCACGGGTTCGACGGCAGGTCTACGCCCGCAAGAAGCGCGAGGCAGCAGCGACCTGA
- a CDS encoding DUF3322 and DUF2220 domain-containing protein, whose translation MKTLEEAREGVRKWLGTHLSSVVAGVEPSPWTAGRSVPLLGTVSKTTLQTRWPDYQAWARTWFDWTLPAGVGIDEVIRKVGLSDQPLPTHLQFADIETMCRFAQGDWTARLIDLGSRWESIRQRFPAAPDAISVLRRTRNWDDADVTTLLNVAQWFQENPNGWQYLTPRQIPLPGVHGKWLNAASRHREITALTGIGPIELLGRPATIRFSYCDPAHLAAGGRRHDTWVRGDVTTLAYTPTTVLIVENQDTYFYFPQQPGLIVVWGVGDMAPARLAECEWVAGADNVIYWGDIDADGYRILDSLRARIRKTRSILMHLDAYTQYEVYGTNTDRGNQPIKAGLKWKPADLTTPELEVLLHITAEDHRLHRRVEQERIPLDAAVGELELQRRTALTAIRDQGPSSSGWS comes from the coding sequence GTGAAGACGCTGGAAGAGGCTCGTGAGGGCGTGCGCAAGTGGCTCGGAACGCACCTGAGCTCCGTCGTGGCCGGTGTCGAACCCAGCCCCTGGACCGCAGGACGCAGCGTGCCGCTGCTCGGGACGGTCAGCAAGACGACCCTGCAAACGCGGTGGCCCGACTATCAGGCGTGGGCTCGTACGTGGTTTGACTGGACTCTCCCAGCCGGTGTCGGCATCGACGAGGTCATACGCAAGGTCGGGCTGAGCGACCAGCCGCTCCCGACGCATCTCCAGTTCGCCGACATCGAGACGATGTGCCGATTCGCTCAAGGTGACTGGACTGCGCGACTCATCGATCTAGGTTCCCGCTGGGAAAGCATTCGCCAGCGATTTCCGGCGGCGCCGGACGCCATCAGCGTTCTCCGGCGCACGCGCAACTGGGACGATGCGGATGTCACAACCCTCCTGAACGTCGCTCAGTGGTTTCAGGAGAACCCGAACGGCTGGCAGTACCTCACCCCTCGCCAGATCCCGCTGCCCGGCGTCCACGGCAAGTGGCTCAACGCCGCATCACGCCACAGGGAGATCACCGCCCTCACCGGCATCGGACCGATCGAACTACTCGGCCGCCCCGCCACGATCAGGTTTAGCTACTGCGACCCGGCGCATCTGGCGGCCGGCGGGCGGCGACACGACACATGGGTGCGCGGGGACGTGACCACCTTGGCGTACACCCCGACTACCGTCCTCATCGTCGAGAACCAGGACACATACTTCTACTTTCCACAGCAGCCCGGCCTGATTGTCGTGTGGGGCGTCGGCGACATGGCTCCAGCACGACTCGCCGAGTGCGAGTGGGTCGCGGGCGCCGACAACGTCATCTACTGGGGCGACATCGACGCCGACGGCTACCGGATCCTCGACTCGTTGCGGGCACGAATCCGAAAGACGCGGTCGATCCTCATGCACCTGGATGCCTACACGCAGTACGAGGTGTACGGCACCAACACCGACCGCGGGAACCAGCCCATCAAGGCTGGGCTCAAGTGGAAGCCGGCCGACCTCACTACCCCCGAACTTGAGGTGCTCCTGCACATCACTGCCGAGGACCACCGACTGCATCGACGCGTCGAGCAAGAGCGGATTCCCCTGGATGCGGCCGTGGGAGAGCTCGAACTCCAACGCAGAACGGCCCTGACCGCGATCCGCGATCAGGGCCCTTCTTCCTCTGGGTGGAGCTGA